CGTGGGTGGGACACCACGTCCCGGAGCCgggcccctctgcccccacccgtTTCCCTACATGTGCCCTGCCACCTTGAGACCTGGGAGCAGCTGTCGTCCCTGGAGGTGGCCTGCCCTGACATCTCCAGAAACCTCCCATGGAAAATGCAAACTCATGGTGATTCTTGGGTTGACAAATACGCTTCTGTTTCCCCAAAAAGGGGCTGTGGGGGAGGAGCTGATGGAGGAGGCAACTGGGAGAGGGACCCCTGGGGGCCAGCCTGTGCCtggtgcacatgcatgtgtggcGAGGCCGGGCGGAACCCCCATCTCGGCGGCTGTGTGGTCCTTGGCTTTGGACTGAAAATGACGGCGCCCAGAGGTGACGCGGTGCCATGAGGTCCTGATTGCAAGTCCGCAGGCGACTCAGTCAGCTTTCGGGGCCCTCAGGGTTGTGACACTGAATGCCAAGGCTAGGGCACCAGGCCCTCTTGGACTTGCACACTTACCCTCCCATGTCCAAGGGGAAGTTTCCACATTGGGATCCTGAGCCTGAGGCTGGCAGGTGAGACAGGTGTAGACACCCCAGTTGAGGGGCTAGGCCAGTGTCCCCAAGATGAGGATGAGGGGGGTGGTGCAAACCCCAGgctggtgggggcagtggggaggagccAGAGGCCAGGACCCTGGATGGCACAATGACATTTCTCAACTCTAAAAGTTCTAGAAGGTTTTGTGGACTGTTTTGTTCTGAGTTTCTGCCTGGAATCTGGGACAAGACCTTGGGCTCATTTCTAGGCCCAATGGACCCACCCCAGACCCATTAAGCCCAGGTCTCACCTCCTGGTAGGGAGGGACTCCACTCCCAGGACAGAGGCGGGTGAGGTCAGGCAGGGCCCCGGACCCGGGTGTTGGCTCTGGTGACTCGATGGGGACAAGGGGCTGTGAAGGGTCCCTTTAGGACACATCACAGAAGAGAATGAAGGCAGTGGTGAATCTTAGACCCCCTCACGTGCCAGGTCCCCCTTTTCCTGGCTGAGTAACCTCAGTATCCTCTTCAGGAAAGCAGGGATGCAGCCCCCACCTGCTGGGGTCGCAGGGTGGAGTGAACACATATGGGCATGGGGCTTCTTGGGGCATCCTGGTATGTGCagctggtgccccccccccccgtggcccCAGGCAGGGGCTGACAGATGGCGGGGCAgtgcccccacccagccctcccaCCTGGGCTGGTGGCTGGGAAGGGCGAGGTGatgggcagggatggggggatgggtgtgGGGGCTGACCGCGTGCCAGGCAGACGACTACAGAGGGGCTCCAAGTGAGGGGTGTGGGCTCTGGAGAGGCAcggtgggagggagcaggggaaagagaggagggacCTTCTGGGGAGACGGTGAGGTGGGGGGATGTTGGGGGGCGGGTGCTGAggggcagtgggggctggggcagccTGGGGCAACCTGGCCCCGGGCTGAGTGTGGGACACTGAGAGCCCTCTGAGTCAGCCCCGCCAGCCAAGACACCACAGGGTCTCAAGTCAGAATCATCCAGAAAACATTCCCAAGGGAAGCGACAAGACTCCAACATTTAATGTTGAGCACCTTTGTCAGGCGAAGGTAACTTtcttaaaaaagtataaatagtgaaaaataaacatttagaaaagtggGGCCCCCTCGGCAGGCAGGCGGGGTTctgtggtgggggcagggtcATCAGAGCCCTCCCAGGTCATCTGTGAGGAAGGCCAGCAGGAAGCGGCTGACGTGCCTGTCGACGATGATGGGGGAGAAGCCCAGGACACGCCGGGTCCCCGGCAGCACCTTGGGGTCTGGAAGACAAGGTGGTCTCAGACACTGCCACCGACGTGCCTGTGCAGCCCCACAGCCAAGTGGCGTGGGGCGTCCCTGCCAAGTGGGCCTGTGCGGCACTGGCTCCCTGTCCACAACTGTGACAGGCCCGGTGTGGCCAGGCAGGGACGGCAGCTGCCATGCTGGGCTGCGGGCCCCCGTCCGTTTGCCAGGGCTGTGACATGGGGGCCAGAGGTGGGCACCCTACTCCGGGCCCCACACAGGACAGGGGCCCCCAGGGCCCCAGCTGCACCCTGCCTCCCGCCAGGGGCTGTCACCCTCCGACCCATGGGGGTGGTGGAGCCCCCATACTCCCTCTTCTTCCTGTGCCTGCAAACTGGGCCCCACTGCCGTCCCACCACACAGGctaggaaattgaggcacagggaGGCCAGGTGGCTCGGTGCCTGGGCCTGGCAGGCGGCACCCACCTGGAGGGCAGCAGTAGACGAGGAGCGCCAGCCCCGCGGCCAGGCCGAGGCAGGCCAGGAAGGCCACGGGTCCTGGGGAGAAAGGGGGCATGTGGGCACATGGCCGCCGGAGCCCGAACGGCGGGCGCCCCAGCGAGCACCCTGGGGCCCAGTCAATGGGAAGGCAGGACCGAGCCTGACTCGGAAAGGAGAAGACCCTGAGGCAGAGACggagccctgggtgggggacagggtgggggacGTGGGAGGCCGTTACCCCTGTCACTGAGCTCGCGGCCCACGGTGCCGGAGTCTAGCTCTGTGCAATCTGAGTTCTCTGGAAACAAAATCACAGGGCTCGGTTAGTTGTGGGCCGGCCAGAGGAGGGTGGTCGCCCCGCCTGCAGGAAACCAAGGGGCTGCTCaggctccttccctccacccccggAACCCCTAGGCTGGGCCGGACCAGGCTGTACACACACCCACCCAGCCTTCTGGGCCAGGCGTGGCAGAATGAGCACCAGGGAGGGAACCGTGGGATCAGCGTCACAGAACCCTGAGTTTTGGATCTCCTTCTGTCCACATCCTGAGACCCCGAGGGCCATGGGTAGGGGGCATCGCTCCGTGCGGAGGCAGGCACCAAGCGTAGCATCCCAAGTCTGGTGCTGTCCATACGAGGGCAGGGCACACTCTCTCCCAGACCTCCCCAACCGGCCACCTGCTGGTGGTGGCCCAGGAGCCTGGAAGGTGCTTGATGCCCAGCCAGACTGTGGGGCCCCCCAGTGGCTGGTGTGACACACGGGTCCTGGACCAGAGCTCATCCTCAGGTCAGGGACACCTGCCCCGGGGTCCCAGCTGAGCAGTCAGGGTGAGCCACCCTGTCCCTCAGGCCTCTGGCTCCCCATCAGAAGATCGAGGGACACCGGCCCCTCCTCCAGGGGACCAGGGCACAGAGGTCTCAGGCCTGGACTGCCATCCCCGCCTGTGTCTCCTCCATCCCCACGTGCAGCTCAGAGGGTCCCTTGGGACTCACGTGCCTCTTGAGCTCTCGGGCAAAACCCTTGAAACCCAAGCGCGCATGCCTCAGACCAGCCACCGTGCCTGACCTCGTTCTACAGAAACGCCCACGTTACGGggatccccccgcccccggccaggGCACCCTCAGTTGTGGGCACGACCACAGTTTCTGCCACGGGGGCACAGACACTCAAGGCCGGCACAGCCGTGAGCGGCCCCCAGCCCGCAGGTGACGGGCCCCAGGGCACCAGGCTGGAGGCAGGGCGGAGCCACACCCGCCAGACGCCTCCTCCTGTGTAACAGCAGGCACGCAAGATGCGGCAGTGTCCGCATCCGACAGCTTGCTCCTGTCTGGGGGCGCGGGGGGCACACTTACGCAGGGCCAGCCGGCTGGGCAGGCGGCTGTGCAGGGGCTGCGCGTGGATGTACAGGGCCCGGTAGAACTCCTGGCAGTCCCGCTCGCCGCTCCGCTGTAGGTGGCCCAGCAGGTCACAGAGCCGCACTCGCAGGGACGCCCTGGGATTCCGGAACTGGGGGTGGAAAGGGTGCGTGGAAAGGTCAGGccggaggggcagggccaggaggctgggggctctggctctgccctgggctccaGCTTCTGCAGCAGAGGGGCCCCTGCCCGGGGTGCGGCGAGGGCGGCAGCACAGAGCACCCAGAGGAGTGATGGAGGCATCAAGTGCCACCAGGGCCACAGCCCACCCACATGGCGCCCAAGCCGGTGCTGTGGTCACAGCACAGCCACTGGTCCTCCCTGTGGAGCCCCCTCCCTGTGGAGGCCAGGACAGGTCATCAAGAAAGACAGTGGTGACATTGTTCCAACTGTTAAAAGCTGACGGTTTGCCATGTGACTTTGGCAGGTCATTTTACACcttgggactctgtgtcttcACTTGTAAAAAGGCTACAAGGAATCAAGGAGGTGATGTCATAAGTAATAACTTCTAGTAGTTTATAGTCAACAGGAATGTGACTCAAGGAATTTAAAAACGGAGGGCtaagcaggaaaacaaaacaaaataacccaGAATCTTCTAATGAGTTCATGGAGAAATGTATGGTTCTAAAGGTCAGTGAGCCGGCAGGTGGCATTGATGCAGGACCTGGAGGCTGTGGCCTGGtgctgccacctggtggcagCATACCGTTCCACTCAGAACCAGAGTGTAACAGAAGCTGCAAGTGGATGGTGGGAGCCAGAGAAACCAAGGAGCAGAATAGCGTGGCAATGCGCATGCAGGACTCTCCTTCTTCTTGTAAAAACGTCTGAGActtctcaaatatttatataataaacatgtattaGACTTTTAATTACAATAATAAGGTATGAATTCCACCCGTACTTTTCCTTTGCTGTAGACTTTCACAACCTGAGCATCTGAGCCAGTGGCAGGGCCCATGAGCCTTCCAGCTGTGTTGGGGGTCAGCCTCACTATGCCCGGGAGAGGCCCCAAGCCCTGTAGGCAGCCCTGCAGCCCCGAGAGTGGGGCTCACTCAGCCACTCAGCTGGAGGGGGCCCCACACCCCAAAGCCCTGGCCCTGAGGGGGAGTCAGGGAAAGGGCGGCTCAGGCGAGGTGCACCCACCTCCCTCGGTGTCCACTTTTGAACCTTTGGAAGAGGCGGGGTGCGGAGCCCTGCGGCATTGGGGTGAGCCCGGccagcgcccccgccccctctcccctcccaggctTGTCACATGCAGTGGCGCACTGTCCTGTCTCCTGTGATGCTTCCAGCGGCTCTGGAGGGCTGGCAGGCCccgaggacacagggagagactgAGGCTCAAGGAGCCCGTGTTCCGGGCCCAACGTCACTGCCAGGAGTCAGGCTTTCACCTCCACTGtccttctccaccccccaccccccacccgctttctcccagcccagggagggagggacagggagggagagatgtgCCGCCCCCccgacctccccccaccccagcaccttCTCTGCGTCATTGTTGCTGAGGATCTGGGGGTAGTAGCGGTTCAGCTGGAGGATGATCCTGTCCACCTGCTGCTCACTGAGGCGTCCGTGGCCCATCAGGAAAGGCGTGTCCTGGACCAGGCGGTCACAGTAGGTCTGCTCTGAAACAGCAGAGAGCACGGAGGGCATGAGCCCGCACGGCCGAGGAGCGGCAACGGGGCCCACATGCCACCCGCGGCATGGCCCCCGGGCGGCGCATCAGCTGTAAGCCGTCCCACCCGCTCAGGCTATGCACAGTCCGGAGCCCCCGTGTCCTGCGGCCCCCCTGCCAGAGATGGGGCGCGCTAGTGTGTGGGACCACAGACTCCAGCTCTTCTCTTCTACGCCTGAGAGCTTGCAGCAGGAGATAAACTCAGGCCGAGTCCGCTGTCCCTGGGTCCCCCCCGAGGGCCTGCTGCAGGGACACAGCAGCCTGGAGAAGGCCCGACCCTGCAGCTCCCACGCTGCTGTTCCCACAGGGACAGGGACGCAGGGCTGGGTGGCCCGTGCTGACATGGCCACGGGACACGTGAGCTTGCCCGGCCTTGTGAGGCTGCCACAAAGCAGACCGGTGTGCCCAGCCAGAGTCCTGGCATCACGGCATCACTGCCATGCCTTTTTTCCCATTGAGAATGTTCTTTAGAATGACAGGCCTTTAAAGCCCAGGGGCGGGTCAGTGGTTGGTGGGAGGCACAGGATCCCCAAGGAAGGGTGCTGAATCCCAGAGCATCCTCTACGTGACCAggtgcatccccccccccccagtggtgCCAGCCTGTCCCACTTGCTGGTGGACACAGGGGCTGGGTGAGGGCAGAGCTGCAAAGGAGGAGAGTTTTTGTGTGTGACTGGAATTAAGTTGATATCAATTCACATTA
The Prionailurus viverrinus isolate Anna chromosome D4, UM_Priviv_1.0, whole genome shotgun sequence genome window above contains:
- the CARD19 gene encoding caspase recruitment domain-containing protein 19 isoform X1 yields the protein MAQGCSSDLTDVSKEQTYCDRLVQDTPFLMGHGRLSEQQVDRIILQLNRYYPQILSNNDAEKFRNPRASLRVRLCDLLGHLQRSGERDCQEFYRALYIHAQPLHSRLPSRLALQNSDCTELDSGTVGRELSDRGPVAFLACLGLAAGLALLVYCCPPDPKVLPGTRRVLGFSPIIVDRHVSRFLLAFLTDDLGGL
- the CARD19 gene encoding caspase recruitment domain-containing protein 19 isoform X3, with the translated sequence MAQGCSSDLTDVSKEQTYCDRLVQDTPFLMGHGRLSEQQVDRIILQLNRYYPQILSNNDAEKFRNPRASLRVRLCDLLGHLQRSGERDCQEFYRALYIHAQPLHSRLPSRLALRPVAFLACLGLAAGLALLVYCCPPDPKVLPGTRRVLGFSPIIVDRHVSRFLLAFLTDDLGGL
- the CARD19 gene encoding caspase recruitment domain-containing protein 19 isoform X2; the protein is MTEQTYCDRLVQDTPFLMGHGRLSEQQVDRIILQLNRYYPQILSNNDAEKFRNPRASLRVRLCDLLGHLQRSGERDCQEFYRALYIHAQPLHSRLPSRLALQNSDCTELDSGTVGRELSDRGPVAFLACLGLAAGLALLVYCCPPDPKVLPGTRRVLGFSPIIVDRHVSRFLLAFLTDDLGGL